One stretch of Mus pahari chromosome 5, PAHARI_EIJ_v1.1, whole genome shotgun sequence DNA includes these proteins:
- the Nmur1 gene encoding neuromedin-U receptor 1 produces MTPPCLNCSIFPGALSPNASRSALNCSISEFKWPYQPEDLNLTDETLRLKFLGPRQMQQFFPICVVYLLIFVVGTLGNGLTCTVILRNKTMRTPTNFYLFSLAVSDMLVLLVGLPLELYEMQQNYPFQLGASGCYFRILLLETVCLASVLNVTALSVERYVAVVHPLQAKSVMTRAHVRRMLGAIWALATLFSLPNTSLHGLNPLKVPCRGPVPDSVTCSMMRPMVFYQLVVLTTALLFFCLPMVTISVLYLLIGLRLRRERMLLQVEVKGRKTAAAQETSHRRIRLQDRGRRQVTKMLFALVVVFGICWAPFHADRIMWSLVDGHWTEGLHLTYQCLHIASGIFFYLGSAANPVLYSLMSSRFRETFLQALGLGTQCCHRHQPYHGSHNHIRLTTGSTLCDMGHRNSRDEPLAVNGDPGSQQETDSS; encoded by the exons ATG ACGCCTCCCTGCCTCAATTGTTCCATCTTTCCTGGAGCGCTCTCCCCAAATGCTTCAAGGAGCGCCCTGAACTGCAGTATCAGTGAGTTCAAGTGGCCCTATCAACCTGAGGACCTGAACCTCACCGATGAGACCCTACGGCTGAAGTTCTTGGGGCCACGGCAGATGCAACAGTTTTTCCCCATCTGTGTGGTGTACCTGCTGATCTTCGTGGTGGGCACTCTGGGCAACGGGCTGACCTGCACCGTCATCCTGCGCAACAAGACTATGCGCACGCCCACCAACTTCTACCTCTTCAGTCTCGCTGTGTCCGACATGCTGGTGCTCTTGGTGGGCTTGCCCCTGGAGCTTTATGAGATGCAGCAAAATTACCCGTTCCAGCTGGGTGCAAGTGGCTGCTATTTCCGAATACTGCTCTTAGAGACTGTCTGCCTAGCTTCGGTGCTCAATGTCACAGCCCTGAGTGTGGAGCGTTATGTGGCTGTGGTGCACCCACTCCAAGCCAAGTCTGTGATGACACGGGCCCATGTGCGCCGCATGTTGGGGGCCATCTGGGCCCTCGctactctcttctctctgcccaaCACCAGCCTGCATGGCCTCAATCCACTAAAAGTGCCCTGCCGGGGACCGGTGCCTGACTCAGTTACTTGTTCGATGATGCGTCCCATGGTCTTCTACCAGTTGGTGGTACTGACCACTGCACTGCTCTTTTTCTGTCTGCCCATGGTCACCATCAGTGTGCTGTATCTGCTCATTGGACTGCGGCTGCGGAGGGAGAGGATGTTGCTCCAAGTGGAGGTCAAGGGCAGGAAAACTGCAGCAGCCCAGGAGACCTCCCACAGAAGGATTCGGCTGCAAGATAGGGGACGGAGACAAGTGACCAAGATGCTGT TTGCACTGGTTGTGGTATTCGGCATCTGTTGGGCTCCATTCCATGCTGACCGTATCATGTGGAGCCTGGTGGATGGACACTGGACGGAAGGCCTGCACCTGACCTACCAGTGTCTCCACATTGCCTCTGGCATCTTCTTCTATCTCGGCTCAGCAGCCAACCCGGTGCTCTACAGCCTCATGTCTAGTCGCTTCCGAGAGACCTTCCTGCAAGCCCTGGGCCTTGGAACCCAGTGCTGTCATCGCCACCAACCCTATCATGGCTCCCATAACCACATCAGGTTAACCACAGGCAGCACCCTGTGTGACATGGGCCACAGGAACAGCAGGGATGAACCCCTGGCTGTGAATGGGGACCCAGGGTCTCAGCAAGAGACAGACTCCTCCTGA